The following coding sequences lie in one Longimicrobium sp. genomic window:
- a CDS encoding NUDIX domain-containing protein: MSIRVVAAVIEQGGRYLVCLRPHGKRHGGLWEFPGGKVKGGESTSQAVARELAEELAVAVTFTGRVLFARADLGSEFVIEFVETEIRGSPVLLAHDQLVWCHPEELLQLPLAPSDRDFVLEHLTQG, encoded by the coding sequence ATGTCAATTCGCGTAGTCGCCGCCGTGATCGAACAAGGTGGCCGATATCTTGTCTGCCTCAGACCTCACGGTAAGCGCCACGGCGGCCTCTGGGAGTTTCCGGGCGGCAAGGTCAAGGGTGGCGAGTCGACTTCTCAGGCTGTGGCTCGAGAGCTCGCAGAGGAGCTCGCGGTGGCGGTGACCTTCACCGGGAGAGTCCTCTTCGCACGAGCAGACCTCGGGTCCGAGTTCGTGATCGAGTTTGTTGAGACTGAGATTCGAGGTTCACCGGTACTGCTTGCCCATGACCAGCTCGTCTGGTGCCACCCGGAAGAACTCCTGCAACTCCCGTTAGCTCCAAGCGATCGCGACTTCGTTCTGGAGCACCTCACTCAAGGATGA
- a CDS encoding ATP-binding protein: MLSARESEHLEFKEAKSRYDFEKLVQYCAALCNEGGGKIILGVTDERPRRVVGSHAFDALERTRQALFQRLRIRVMADEVDHPDGRVVVFHVPGRAAGTPVSVDGKYLMRAGDSLVPMLESRLRQIFAEEAGDFSAQICPDATLEDLDTAALEAFRESWGRNSKSARQGVERLAVRQLLRDAELMSDEGVTYAALILFGSKPAVDRLLPQAELIFEYRSAPNALGTQDREGFRAGFFLYHDQLWDRINLRNDVQPFLDGLFRREIPTFNEDVFREAVLNAVCHRDYRDGGSVFVRQFPRSLEVVSPGGFLPGITPENVLWRQKPRNRRLAESFERCGLVERSGQGVNRMYEESIKQGKPVPDFSRTDEHEVLVVMRGEVQDPQFLRVLEQIGQETLSSFDTGDFIVVDCLYRDRPVPIAYRDRLDSLRDRGVVERIGRGRGVRHILSKRFYEALGISGAYTRSRGLDRETNKELLFRHIAEHNQEGSQLSDLVQVLPMLSGNQVQKLLQELKTNGRVHVKGSTRGARWFVGPESRIT; the protein is encoded by the coding sequence TTGCTGTCAGCACGCGAGAGCGAGCATCTCGAATTCAAGGAGGCCAAGAGCCGCTACGACTTCGAGAAGCTGGTTCAGTACTGTGCCGCCTTGTGCAACGAAGGCGGGGGCAAGATCATCTTGGGTGTGACGGACGAGCGTCCACGCCGGGTAGTGGGATCTCATGCCTTCGACGCGTTGGAGCGTACACGCCAAGCTTTGTTCCAGCGCCTTCGCATACGCGTTATGGCTGACGAGGTTGATCATCCGGATGGCCGGGTAGTCGTGTTCCACGTTCCGGGGCGTGCTGCTGGCACGCCCGTATCAGTGGACGGCAAGTACCTGATGCGTGCTGGCGACAGTCTGGTACCCATGTTAGAGTCGCGCCTGAGGCAGATCTTCGCGGAGGAAGCTGGGGACTTCTCGGCCCAGATCTGCCCGGACGCGACGCTGGAAGATCTGGATACCGCTGCGCTCGAGGCGTTCCGCGAGAGTTGGGGGCGGAATTCGAAGAGCGCCAGGCAGGGGGTGGAACGTTTAGCCGTTCGGCAACTCCTCCGCGATGCCGAGTTGATGTCCGATGAGGGCGTCACGTATGCGGCGTTGATCTTGTTCGGCAGCAAGCCCGCGGTGGATCGTCTTCTTCCCCAGGCGGAATTGATCTTCGAGTATCGCTCTGCTCCGAATGCACTCGGTACACAAGATCGGGAAGGGTTCCGCGCCGGCTTCTTCCTGTATCACGATCAGCTATGGGATCGCATCAACCTGCGCAACGATGTTCAGCCGTTTTTGGATGGGCTGTTCCGTCGTGAGATTCCGACGTTCAACGAAGACGTCTTTCGAGAGGCCGTATTGAACGCGGTGTGTCACCGAGACTACCGCGACGGCGGCTCGGTGTTCGTGCGGCAGTTCCCCCGCTCTCTTGAGGTGGTAAGCCCCGGTGGCTTCCTCCCAGGGATCACCCCGGAGAATGTGCTCTGGCGGCAGAAGCCGCGGAACAGGCGTCTTGCGGAGAGCTTCGAACGATGCGGTCTGGTGGAGCGTTCGGGACAGGGCGTAAACCGGATGTATGAAGAGTCGATCAAACAGGGTAAACCCGTACCAGACTTTTCCCGAACGGATGAGCACGAGGTTCTGGTCGTTATGCGTGGAGAGGTGCAGGACCCGCAGTTTCTTCGTGTACTGGAGCAGATCGGTCAGGAGACGCTGTCATCGTTCGACACCGGGGACTTTATAGTCGTGGACTGCCTGTACCGGGATCGGCCGGTTCCCATCGCGTACCGGGACCGGCTGGACTCCTTGCGTGATCGTGGGGTCGTCGAACGCATTGGCCGTGGACGTGGCGTGCGCCACATCTTATCCAAGCGCTTCTACGAGGCGCTGGGTATAAGCGGAGCGTATACGCGCAGCCGGGGGTTGGACCGTGAAACGAACAAGGAGTTGCTGTTTCGCCACATCGCTGAGCACAACCAGGAAGGTAGTCAGTTGAGTGATCTGGTTCAGGTGCTTCCAATGCTGTCAGGGAATCAGGTACAGAAGCTCTTGCAGGAATTGAAGACAAATGGACGAGTGCACGTGAAGGGAAGCACGAGAGGTGCGCGCTGGTTTGTTGGGCCTGAATCACGCATAACGTAA
- a CDS encoding L,D-transpeptidase encodes MSRKLMRALAVIAVLAVSAAVVLRATGGADAARTALQTVPGATGAAFTDVPARDSVVVPPKPKRQIVDGVEVVVNIPSGRLELLQGDSLVKSYPVSVGSARYSTPVGDYLLATVIWNPWWNPPPGSAWAARRSRTPPGPGNPMGRVKLHMDELIYIHGTTSEGRLGAPASHGCIRMANTDVVDLARRLNLIANPSMSEAELDRLSRNDRRTRETVLARSVRMRVTYRVAHVRGDKLHVYPDVYGRAGDFATAVRAELARAGADPTEVDAVAMRYLRDRAYSRGGASFALADLSTLRPPVPKVQLAEIAPVLTPAGAEPPRPDSVAPPVAEATDTVAAAAPVP; translated from the coding sequence ATGTCCAGAAAGCTCATGCGCGCCCTCGCCGTCATCGCCGTACTGGCGGTCTCGGCCGCCGTCGTCCTCCGCGCCACCGGCGGGGCGGACGCCGCGCGGACCGCCCTGCAGACCGTACCCGGCGCCACGGGCGCGGCCTTCACCGACGTCCCCGCGCGCGACTCGGTGGTGGTGCCGCCCAAGCCCAAGCGCCAGATCGTCGACGGCGTGGAAGTGGTGGTCAACATCCCCAGCGGACGCCTGGAGCTGCTCCAGGGCGACTCGCTGGTCAAGAGCTACCCGGTGTCCGTGGGCTCCGCGCGCTACTCCACCCCCGTGGGCGACTACCTGCTCGCCACGGTGATCTGGAACCCGTGGTGGAACCCGCCGCCGGGGAGCGCGTGGGCCGCCCGCCGCAGCCGCACCCCGCCGGGGCCGGGCAACCCCATGGGCCGCGTCAAGCTGCACATGGACGAGCTGATCTACATTCACGGCACCACCAGCGAGGGCCGGCTGGGCGCCCCCGCCTCGCACGGCTGCATCCGCATGGCCAACACCGACGTGGTGGACCTGGCGCGCCGCCTCAACCTCATCGCGAACCCCTCGATGAGCGAGGCCGAGCTCGACCGCCTGTCGCGCAACGACCGCCGCACGCGCGAGACGGTGCTGGCGCGCTCCGTCCGCATGCGCGTGACGTACCGCGTGGCCCACGTGCGTGGCGACAAGCTGCACGTGTACCCCGACGTCTACGGCCGCGCGGGCGACTTCGCCACCGCCGTCCGCGCCGAGCTCGCCCGCGCCGGCGCCGACCCTACCGAAGTCGACGCCGTCGCCATGCGCTACCTCCGCGACCGCGCCTACTCCCGCGGCGGCGCCTCCTTCGCCCTGGCCGACCTCTCCACGCTGCGCCCCCCGGTCCCCAAGGTCCAGCTCGCCGAGATCGCGCCGGTCCTCACCCCCGCCGGCGCCGAACCCCCGCGCCCGGACAGCGTAGCCCCGCCCGTTGCCGAGGCTACGGACACGGTGGCGGCCGCGGCGCCGGTGCCGTAA